A region of Arabidopsis thaliana chromosome 5, partial sequence DNA encodes the following proteins:
- the ELF5 gene encoding proline-rich family protein (EARLY FLOWERING 5 (ELF5); CONTAINS InterPro DOMAIN/s: WW domain binding protein 11 (InterPro:IPR019007); Has 56728 Blast hits to 34222 proteins in 1257 species: Archae - 64; Bacteria - 6447; Metazoa - 26252; Fungi - 8436; Plants - 7613; Viruses - 1668; Other Eukaryotes - 6248 (source: NCBI BLink).), protein MKTTKGGKVMNPTDAYRKQIRKREIKRNKKERQKVREVGILKKDPEQIKDQIRKLDMSKAEGALDKARKHKKRQLEDTLKMVVKKRKEYDEKKKEQGEATTSVMFSHLPPQRRLTGEEDLKPEDSVYYHPTLNPTGAPPPGKPPMYNSSIGLAISSDGASSSSAALSSITESEDSVLVNPPPLPPLPDGDNALSASLPLPPLPPLPPTTGLTLPHSPFPPPPPGPPPKEQDFVRPPLPPPPQLPQSSQPPPPGLSGSQGDGRFPESSDFTFDNRMNANITSVPLLPPPGIPSNESESRPAESNASSFQNANLSKMVAPPPPAPLHQQHQSTFAGAAASLTNFQPDVHPPPGMLRFPPPPPPLDMHPPHPGMFVGHLIPRPPYGPPPGPPPMMRPPLPPGPPPSSFQDGQAMIRPYVPNKPSFVKSAAPTVVRRPLAQHTPELTSMVPASVRVRRESATVTKPKPKTSIASSLSFTPRAMASAATVKVEPAKTSAASKPQSIDDSYTAFLEDMKALGALDG, encoded by the exons ATGAAGACGACGAAGGGAGGCAAAGTGATGAACCCTACTGATGCTTATCGCAAGCAGATTCGCAAGAGAGAAATTAAGCGT aacaagaaagagaggCAAAAGGTACGAGAGGTTGGAATTTTGAAGAAGGATCCTGAACAGATCAAGGATCAGATCAGGAAGCTTGATATGTCAA AGGCGGAAGGTGCTTTGGACAAAgcaagaaaacataaaaagagaCAGCTTGAAGATACTCTTAAAAtggtggtgaagaagagaaag gaatatgatgagaaaaagaaggagcAAGGAGAGGCAACAACCTCTGTTATGTTCAG TCATCTACCCCCTCAGCGAAGATTAACTGGCGAAGAGGACTTAAAACCAGAG GACTCTGTTTATTATCACCCTACTTTGAACCCAACTGGTGCACCACCCCCGGGAAAGCCACCAATGTATAATTCATCCATAG GACTTGCTATCTCCTCAGATGGTGCTTCATCTAGTAGTGCTGCATTGTCTTCTATTACCGAGTCAGAAGATTCCGTCTTAGTTAATCCTCCTCCACTTCCTCCTCTACCGGATGGGGATAATGCTTTATCTGCTTCTTTGCCACTTCCACCTCTACCTCCTTTGCCACCAACTACAGGCCTTACTTTGCCACATTCACCatttccaccaccacctccggGGCCACCACCAAAAGAGCAGGATTTTGTTCGTCCTCCTCTTCCCCCACCTCCTCAACTTCCTCAATCTTCCCAACCACCTCCTCCTGGTCTAAGTGGAAGTCAAGGCGATGGTAGATTCCCGGAATCATCAGATTTTACCTTCGACAATCGCATG AATGCTAATATAACTTCCGTCCCTCTTCTCCCACCACCTGGCATTCCAAGCAATGAATCTGAGAGTCGTCCTGCAGAATCTAACGCCAGTAGTTTTCAAAACGCTAACCTCTCAAAGATGGTtgcaccaccaccaccagcaCCTTTACATCAGCAACATCAATCAACATTTGCAGGAGCTGCTGCTTCACTGACTAATTTTCAACCTGATGTTCATCCTCCTCCAGGAATGTTGCGTTTTCCACCTCCACCGCCTCCACTCGATATGCATCCTCCTCATCCTGGAATGTTTGTTGGTCATCTAATCCCAAGACCACCGTATGGCCCACCGCCTGGACCGCCTCCTATGATGAGACCGCCACTTCCACCAGGACCACCACCGTCTAGTTTTCAAGACGGTCAAGCAATGATCAGACCATATGTACCAAACAAACCATCTTTTGTAAAATCCGCTGCTCCTACTGTTGTCAGGAGACCACTCGCTCAACACACACCTGAGCTTACATCCATG GTCCCTGCGTCGGTTCGAGTCAGAAGAGAATCAGCAACTGTGACGAAACCAAAGCCAAAGACTTCGATAGCCTCGAGCTTGAGTTTTACACCAAGAGCTATGGCTTCTGCTGCAACGGTGAAGGTAGAGCCAGCCAAGACATCTGCAGCTTCAAAGCCACAGAGCATTGATGATTCGTACACAGCTTTCTTAGAGGACATGAAAGCTCTTGGCGCACTTGATGGATAA
- the ELF5 gene encoding proline-rich family protein (EARLY FLOWERING 5 (ELF5); CONTAINS InterPro DOMAIN/s: WW domain binding protein 11 (InterPro:IPR019007); Has 57717 Blast hits to 34716 proteins in 1290 species: Archae - 70; Bacteria - 6603; Metazoa - 26785; Fungi - 8532; Plants - 7708; Viruses - 1665; Other Eukaryotes - 6354 (source: NCBI BLink).): MKTTKGGKVMNPTDAYRKQIRKREIKRNKKERQKVREVGILKKDPEQIKDQIRKLDMSKAEGALDKARKHKKRQLEDTLKMVVKKRKEYDEKKKEQGEATTSVMFSHLPPQRRLTGEEDLKPEDSVYYHPTLNPTGAPPPGKPPMYNSSIDGASSSSAALSSITESEDSVLVNPPPLPPLPDGDNALSASLPLPPLPPLPPTTGLTLPHSPFPPPPPGPPPKEQDFVRPPLPPPPQLPQSSQPPPPGLSGSQGDGRFPESSDFTFDNRMNANITSVPLLPPPGIPSNESESRPAESNASSFQNANLSKMVAPPPPAPLHQQHQSTFAGAAASLTNFQPDVHPPPGMLRFPPPPPPLDMHPPHPGMFVGHLIPRPPYGPPPGPPPMMRPPLPPGPPPSSFQDGQAMIRPYVPNKPSFVKSAAPTVVRRPLAQHTPELTSMVPASVRVRRESATVTKPKPKTSIASSLSFTPRAMASAATVKVEPAKTSAASKPQSIDDSYTAFLEDMKALGALDG, from the exons ATGAAGACGACGAAGGGAGGCAAAGTGATGAACCCTACTGATGCTTATCGCAAGCAGATTCGCAAGAGAGAAATTAAGCGT aacaagaaagagaggCAAAAGGTACGAGAGGTTGGAATTTTGAAGAAGGATCCTGAACAGATCAAGGATCAGATCAGGAAGCTTGATATGTCAA AGGCGGAAGGTGCTTTGGACAAAgcaagaaaacataaaaagagaCAGCTTGAAGATACTCTTAAAAtggtggtgaagaagagaaag gaatatgatgagaaaaagaaggagcAAGGAGAGGCAACAACCTCTGTTATGTTCAG TCATCTACCCCCTCAGCGAAGATTAACTGGCGAAGAGGACTTAAAACCAGAG GACTCTGTTTATTATCACCCTACTTTGAACCCAACTGGTGCACCACCCCCGGGAAAGCCACCAATGTATAATTCATCCATAG ATGGTGCTTCATCTAGTAGTGCTGCATTGTCTTCTATTACCGAGTCAGAAGATTCCGTCTTAGTTAATCCTCCTCCACTTCCTCCTCTACCGGATGGGGATAATGCTTTATCTGCTTCTTTGCCACTTCCACCTCTACCTCCTTTGCCACCAACTACAGGCCTTACTTTGCCACATTCACCatttccaccaccacctccggGGCCACCACCAAAAGAGCAGGATTTTGTTCGTCCTCCTCTTCCCCCACCTCCTCAACTTCCTCAATCTTCCCAACCACCTCCTCCTGGTCTAAGTGGAAGTCAAGGCGATGGTAGATTCCCGGAATCATCAGATTTTACCTTCGACAATCGCATG AATGCTAATATAACTTCCGTCCCTCTTCTCCCACCACCTGGCATTCCAAGCAATGAATCTGAGAGTCGTCCTGCAGAATCTAACGCCAGTAGTTTTCAAAACGCTAACCTCTCAAAGATGGTtgcaccaccaccaccagcaCCTTTACATCAGCAACATCAATCAACATTTGCAGGAGCTGCTGCTTCACTGACTAATTTTCAACCTGATGTTCATCCTCCTCCAGGAATGTTGCGTTTTCCACCTCCACCGCCTCCACTCGATATGCATCCTCCTCATCCTGGAATGTTTGTTGGTCATCTAATCCCAAGACCACCGTATGGCCCACCGCCTGGACCGCCTCCTATGATGAGACCGCCACTTCCACCAGGACCACCACCGTCTAGTTTTCAAGACGGTCAAGCAATGATCAGACCATATGTACCAAACAAACCATCTTTTGTAAAATCCGCTGCTCCTACTGTTGTCAGGAGACCACTCGCTCAACACACACCTGAGCTTACATCCATG GTCCCTGCGTCGGTTCGAGTCAGAAGAGAATCAGCAACTGTGACGAAACCAAAGCCAAAGACTTCGATAGCCTCGAGCTTGAGTTTTACACCAAGAGCTATGGCTTCTGCTGCAACGGTGAAGGTAGAGCCAGCCAAGACATCTGCAGCTTCAAAGCCACAGAGCATTGATGATTCGTACACAGCTTTCTTAGAGGACATGAAAGCTCTTGGCGCACTTGATGGATAA
- the ELF5 gene encoding proline-rich family protein (proline-rich family protein; CONTAINS InterPro DOMAIN/s: WW domain binding protein 11 (InterPro:IPR019007); Has 8610 Blast hits to 7436 proteins in 563 species: Archae - 8; Bacteria - 778; Metazoa - 3914; Fungi - 1570; Plants - 910; Viruses - 344; Other Eukaryotes - 1086 (source: NCBI BLink).), with protein MKTTKGGKVMNPTDAYRKQIRKREIKRVNSFAVAKKVKMRFLPSCSIGVSLSNKKERQKVREVGILKKDPEQIKDQIRKLDMSKAEGALDKARKHKKRQLEDTLKMVEYDEKKKEQGEATTSVMFSHLPPQRRLTGEEDLKPEDSVYYHPTLNPTGAPPPGKPPMYNSSIGLAISSDGASSSSAALSSITESEDSVLVNPPPLPPLPDGDNALSASLPLPPLPPLPPTTGLTLPHSPFPPPPPGPPPKEQDFVRPPLPPPPQLPQSSQPPPPGLSGSQGDGRFPESSDFTFDNRMNANITSVPLLPPPGIPSNESESRPAESNASSFQNANLSKMVAPPPPAPLHQQHQSTFAGAAASLTNFQPDVHPPPGMLRFPPPPPPLDMHPPHPGMFVGHLIPRPPYGPPPGPPPMMRPPLPPGPPPSSFQDGQAMIRPYVPNKPSFVKSAAPTVVRRPLAQHTPELTSMVPASVRVRRESATVTKPKPKTSIASSLSFTPRAMASAATVKVEPAKTSAASKPQSIDDSYTAFLEDMKALGALDG; from the exons ATGAAGACGACGAAGGGAGGCAAAGTGATGAACCCTACTGATGCTTATCGCAAGCAGATTCGCAAGAGAGAAATTAAGCGT GTCAATAGCTTTGCAGTAGCTAAGAAAGTGAAGATGAGATTTTTACCATCTTGTTCAATTGGTGTCTCATTATCT aacaagaaagagaggCAAAAGGTACGAGAGGTTGGAATTTTGAAGAAGGATCCTGAACAGATCAAGGATCAGATCAGGAAGCTTGATATGTCAA AGGCGGAAGGTGCTTTGGACAAAgcaagaaaacataaaaagagaCAGCTTGAAGATACTCTTAAAAtggtg gaatatgatgagaaaaagaaggagcAAGGAGAGGCAACAACCTCTGTTATGTTCAG TCATCTACCCCCTCAGCGAAGATTAACTGGCGAAGAGGACTTAAAACCAGAG GACTCTGTTTATTATCACCCTACTTTGAACCCAACTGGTGCACCACCCCCGGGAAAGCCACCAATGTATAATTCATCCATAG GACTTGCTATCTCCTCAGATGGTGCTTCATCTAGTAGTGCTGCATTGTCTTCTATTACCGAGTCAGAAGATTCCGTCTTAGTTAATCCTCCTCCACTTCCTCCTCTACCGGATGGGGATAATGCTTTATCTGCTTCTTTGCCACTTCCACCTCTACCTCCTTTGCCACCAACTACAGGCCTTACTTTGCCACATTCACCatttccaccaccacctccggGGCCACCACCAAAAGAGCAGGATTTTGTTCGTCCTCCTCTTCCCCCACCTCCTCAACTTCCTCAATCTTCCCAACCACCTCCTCCTGGTCTAAGTGGAAGTCAAGGCGATGGTAGATTCCCGGAATCATCAGATTTTACCTTCGACAATCGCATG AATGCTAATATAACTTCCGTCCCTCTTCTCCCACCACCTGGCATTCCAAGCAATGAATCTGAGAGTCGTCCTGCAGAATCTAACGCCAGTAGTTTTCAAAACGCTAACCTCTCAAAGATGGTtgcaccaccaccaccagcaCCTTTACATCAGCAACATCAATCAACATTTGCAGGAGCTGCTGCTTCACTGACTAATTTTCAACCTGATGTTCATCCTCCTCCAGGAATGTTGCGTTTTCCACCTCCACCGCCTCCACTCGATATGCATCCTCCTCATCCTGGAATGTTTGTTGGTCATCTAATCCCAAGACCACCGTATGGCCCACCGCCTGGACCGCCTCCTATGATGAGACCGCCACTTCCACCAGGACCACCACCGTCTAGTTTTCAAGACGGTCAAGCAATGATCAGACCATATGTACCAAACAAACCATCTTTTGTAAAATCCGCTGCTCCTACTGTTGTCAGGAGACCACTCGCTCAACACACACCTGAGCTTACATCCATG GTCCCTGCGTCGGTTCGAGTCAGAAGAGAATCAGCAACTGTGACGAAACCAAAGCCAAAGACTTCGATAGCCTCGAGCTTGAGTTTTACACCAAGAGCTATGGCTTCTGCTGCAACGGTGAAGGTAGAGCCAGCCAAGACATCTGCAGCTTCAAAGCCACAGAGCATTGATGATTCGTACACAGCTTTCTTAGAGGACATGAAAGCTCTTGGCGCACTTGATGGATAA
- a CDS encoding Tic22-like family protein (Tic22-like family protein; CONTAINS InterPro DOMAIN/s: Tic22-like (InterPro:IPR007378); Has 30201 Blast hits to 17322 proteins in 780 species: Archae - 12; Bacteria - 1396; Metazoa - 17338; Fungi - 3422; Plants - 5037; Viruses - 0; Other Eukaryotes - 2996 (source: NCBI BLink).): MGSPDKQHRRHVAAEFLHSAVTSISSSIIPLFPPKTAPSRVCLPLRFSVSDDVSSPFESTVKSTSSASSSGLNSTVRISSLSSDGKRGGPAFVGQVFSMCDLTGTGLMAVSTHFDIPFISKRTPEWLKKMFSTITKSERNGPVFRFFMDLGDAVSYVKKLNIPSGVVGACRLDLAYEHFKEKPHLFQFVPNERQVKAANKLLKSMPQNGKTQKVEGVPVFGAQNLDIAVATADGIKWYTPYFFDKAVLDNILEESVDQHFHTLIQTRHVQRRRDVVDDSLASEVMEEMGDSMLEPPEVQEAMEEIGTSGIPLSVVAKAAEIQLLYAVDRVLLGSRWFRKATGIQPKLPYLVDSFERRSAFSIQRASGSATRCLGDSVEADTSASLLRVEDDSPSEAEKRQQHLWFPFGDWISHSVSRKEHTHHKGSSDQRDMESREREMLRSPFLPKITMVGISTGEAAQMSKANLKKTMEDLTEDLEQSDEGNDHGSKRYDSLKIEERDPLFVANVGDYYSGLAKAGSARLSRRGDDQ, encoded by the exons ATGGGTTCGCCGGATAAGCAACATCGCCGCCACGTCGCCGCCGAATTTCTCCATAGCGCGGTAACCTCAATCTCTTCCTCAATCATTCCTCTCTTCCCTCCCAAAACGGCGCCGTCTCGTGTATGCCTCCCACTTAGATTCTCGGTATCAGACGATGTCTCGTCCCCTTTCGAATCGACGGTCAAGAGCACATCATCCGCGTCCTCCTCCGGCCTTAATTCAACGGTTAGGATATCATCTCTCAGCTCCGATGGGAAACGCGGTGGACCTGCTTTCGTCGGTCAGGTGTTTAGTATGTGTGACCTTACTGGGACTGGTCTAATGGCTGTTTCTACTCACTTCGATATTCCTTTCATCTCCAAGAG AACACCTGAGTGgctaaagaaaatgttttcgACTATCACTAAGAGCGAGAGGAATGGCCCTGTGTTCCGTTTTTTCATGGATCTTGGTGATGCAG tTTCATATgttaaaaaactaaatattccAAGTGGAGTGGTTGGGGCTTGTCGACTTGATTTGGCATATGAGCATTTCAAG GAGAAACCTCACTTATTTCAGTTTGTTCCAAATGAGAGACAG GTGAAGGCTGCCAACAAACTTCTCAAGTCAATGCCACAGAATGGTAAAACACAAAAGGTGGAGGGTGTCCCTGTTTTCGGTGCTCAAAACCTGGACATTGCTGTTGCAACTGCAGATGGAATTAAGTG GTATACCCCATACTTCTTTGATAAAGCTGTACTTGATAACATTCTGGAAGAGTCTGTAGATCAACATTTCCATACTTTAATCCAAACCCGGCATGTGCAACGACGACGGGATGTTGTTGACGATAGTTTAGCTTCAGAGGTTATGGAAGAGATGGGAGATAGCATGCTAGAGCCGCCAGAG GTTCAAGAAGCCATGGAGGAGATTGGCACTTCCGGAATTCCTTTGAGTGTTGTGGCAAAGGCTGCAGAGATTCAGCTCCTATATGCCGTTGACAGAGTACTTTTAGGTAGTAGATGGTTTCGAAAAGCCACGGGTATCCAGCCAAAGTTACCTTATTTGGTCGATTCTTTTGAAAGAAG GAGTGCATTTTCTATCCAAAGAGCGTCAGGGTCAGCAACAAGATGTCTTGGTGATTCAGTAGAAGCAGATACTTCCGCATCACTACTTAGAGTAGAAGATGATAGTCCAAGTGAAGCTGAAAAGAGACAGCAACATCTCTGGTTTCCTTTTGGAGATTGGATCAGTCACTCTGTATCAAGAAAAGAACACACACATCACAAGGGTTCATCAGATCAAAG GGATATGGAAtctagagaaagagaaatgcTGCGAAGTCCATTCTTACCAAAGATAACAATGGTAGGGATTTCAACAGGAGAAGCTGCACAGATGAGTAAGGCTAATCTCAAGAAAACAATGGAAGATTTAACAGAAGACTTGGAGCAATCTGATGAAGGGAACGATCATGGTTCAAAACGTTACGACTCTCTAAAGATTGAAGAGAGAGATCCTCTATTTGTTGCAAACGTCGGAGACTACTATTCGGGTTTGGCTAAAGCTGGTTCTGCTCGGTTGTCACGTAGAGGTGATGACCAGTAA
- a CDS encoding F-box and associated interaction domains-containing protein (F-box and associated interaction domains-containing protein; CONTAINS InterPro DOMAIN/s: F-box domain, cyclin-like (InterPro:IPR001810), F-box domain, Skp2-like (InterPro:IPR022364), F-box associated domain, type 3 (InterPro:IPR013187), F-box associated interaction domain (InterPro:IPR017451); BEST Arabidopsis thaliana protein match is: F-box family protein (TAIR:AT5G62510.1); Has 1960 Blast hits to 1905 proteins in 51 species: Archae - 0; Bacteria - 0; Metazoa - 0; Fungi - 0; Plants - 1958; Viruses - 0; Other Eukaryotes - 2 (source: NCBI BLink).) — MRMSAAMFSSFRCKTRSSKVMLRRGRKRRRRIEDALVAPEIPLDLLIEILTKLPAKSLMRFKCVSKLWSSLIRSRFFSNCYLTVKTPRRPPRLYMSLVDHLLCNSLMVCHYPCESVLLSSSSSAESLEQNLTIAGMGGRNMVVLRGLILYVVCRTASIYNPTTRQSVTLPAVKSNILAQKSHWNSLLYFFGYDPVLDQYKVVCTVALFSKRLKRITSEHWVFVLEPGGSWKRIEFDQPHLPTRLGLCVNGVIYYLASTWKRRDIVVSFDVRSEEFSMIQGPLKVSAFSESVGFIEYGGKPAVFDYTMMKQTGLVDLWVLEDAGKWSRKSLVLQPCQMHLVDNDIEFNVEGTTQNGEVILAPETIISPYYILFMTSKRMI, encoded by the coding sequence ATGCGTATGTCTGCAGCTATGTTTTCATCCTTTCGATGCAAGACGAGGTCTTCAAAGGTGATgttgagaagaggaagaaaaagaagaagaagaatagaagacGCTTTGGTCGCGCCGGAGATCCCTCTCGATCTACTGATCGAGATTCTGACTAAATTGCCTGCTAAATCTCTTATGAGATTCAAGTGCGTCTCAAAGTTATGGTCTTCTCTTATCCGTTCCCGATTTTTTAGCAACTGTTATCTTACGGTCAAAACTCCACGGCGACCACCTCGTCTATACATGAGTTTGGTAGACCACCTCTTGTGTAATTCACTGATGGTTTGCCACTACCCATGTGAGTCTGTACTGCTGTCGTCTAGTAGCAGTGCTGAGTCTTTGGAACAAAATTTGACAATTGCAGGGATGGGAGGACGCAACATGGTGGTTCTTCGCGGCTTGATTCTATACGTTGTTTGCAGAACGGCGTCTATCTATAATCCCACCACCAGACAAAGTGTAACCTTACCTGCTGTCAAATCCAACATCCTTGCTCAAAAATCCCACTGGAATAGTCTCCTCTACTTTTTCGGATACGATCCTGTTCTTGATCAATACAAAGTAGTTTGCACTGTTGCACTATTCTCAAAAAGGCTTAAGAGGATAACCTCAGAGCATTGGGTCTTCGTACTAGAACCAGGAGGTTCGTGGAAAAGAATTGAATTCGATCAACCTCATCTCCCTACGAGACTAGGATTGTGCGTCAATGgagttatatattatttggcTTCCACTTGGAAGCGTCGTGATATCGTTGTCAGTTTTGACGTTCGGTCTGAAGAGTTCAGTATGATCCAAGGACCTCTTAAGGTGTCTGCATTTTCTGAGTCTGTGGGATTTATAGAGTATGGTGGAAAACCAGCTGTTTTTGATTATACCATGATGAAACAAACGGGTTTGGTGGACTTGTGGGTCTTGGAAGATGCTGGAAAATGGTCAAGGAAATCTCTGGTTTTGCAGCCTTGTCAGATGCATTTAGTCGATAATGACATTGAGTTTAATGTGGAAGGTACAACTCAAAACGGCGAGGTTATCTTGGCACCCGAAACGATTATTTCCCCTTATTACATTCTTTTTATGACCTCcaaaagaatgatatga